The Camelina sativa cultivar DH55 chromosome 16, Cs, whole genome shotgun sequence sequence NNNNNNNNNNNNNNNNNNNNNNNNNNNNNNNNNNNNNNNNNNNNNNNNNNNNNNNNNNNNNNNNNNNNNNNNNNNNNNNNNNNNNNNNNNNNNNNNNNNNNNNNNNNNNNNNNNNNNNNNNNNNNNNNNNNNNNNNNNNNNNNNNNNNNNNNNNNNNNNNNNNNNNNNNNNNNNNNNNNNNNNNNNNNNNNNNNNNNNNNNNNNNNNNNNNNNNNNNNNNNNNNNNNNNNNNNNNNNNNNNNNNNNNNNNNNNNNNNNNNNNNNNNNNNNNNNNNNNNNNNNNNNNNNNNNNNNNNNNNNNNNNNNNNNNNNNNNNNNNNNNNNNNNNNNNNNNNNNNNNNNNNNNNNNNNNNNNNNNNNNNNNNNNNNNNNNNNNNNNNNNNNNNNNNNNNNNNNNNNNNNNNNNNNNNNNNNNNNNNNNNNNNNNNNNNNNNNNNNNNNNNNNNNNNNNNNNNNNNNNNNNNNNNNNNNNNNNNNNNNNNNNNNNNNNNNNNNNNNNNNNNNNNNNNNNNNNNNNNNNNNNNNNNNNNNNNNNNNNNNNNNNNNNNNNNNNNNNNNNNNNNNNNNNNNNNNNNNNNNNNNNNNNNNNNNNNNNNNNNNNNNNNNNNNNNNNNNNNNNNNNNNNNNNNNNNNNNNNNNNNNNNNNNNNNNNNNNNNNNNNNNNNNNNNNNNNNNNNNNNNNNNNNNNNNNNNNNNNNNNNNNNNNNNNNNNNNNNNNNNNNNNNNNNNNNNNNNNNNNNNNNNNNNNNNNNNNNNNNNNNNNNNNNNNNNNNNNNNNNNNNNNNNNNNNNNNNNNNNNNNNNNNNNNNNNNNNNNNNNNNNNNNNNNNNNNNNNNNNNNNNNNNNNNNNNNNNNNNNNNNNNNNNNNNNNNNNNNNNNNNNNNNNNNNNNNNNNNNNNNNNNNNNNNNNNNNNNNTGCGGAGTTTACAGACAGCGAAAAAAGTGGTGCTGCAAAAATCAATGAGATGTTTTCAATCGCGAGACGAAATGTAAGGCTCTTAGTTATGTGTTTAAAAGCTCATGCGGTAGTCTTCTACTGACACTATTATTATGGatctaatatttaaatattatctcCAGGCACctgcttttgtgtttgtggaTGAAATAGATGCTATTGCTGGTAGGCATGCTAGAAAAGATCCACGAAGAAGAGCAACTTTTGAAGCTTTAATTGCGCAGCTCGACGGGGAGTAAGAATCTACGTTGTTGTTTAGAAATTTCAATGAGATTTTTGTACATGGTTTTTATACTCAAAGTTGTACCACCTGCAGGAAGGAAAAGACAGGTATCGATAGGTTTTCCTTGAGACAAGCTGTGATATTTATATGTGCCACCAATAGACCTGATGAACTCGACCTTGAGTTTGTCCGTTCTGGACGTATTGACCGTCGGCTGTATATTGGTTTGCCTGATGCAAAACAAAGGGTGCAAATATNTATTGATAGAAACGCTAGGATTCAGACAGAGGCAAAGAAGAAACTAAGCCAAGATCTGGGTGTCTCTGGTCAGTATACAATCATTAAGATGGATACATCTGATTTGCATCTTATAATATGGGCATAGCTTTGTTATTAATATTGCCATCACTGTTTCTTGAATATATGATAAGATATATTAAAACCCTTTTTCTTCTACCATGCTGAAANNNNNNNNNNNNNNNNNNNNNNNNNNNNNNNNNNNNNNNNNNNNNNNNNNNNNNNNNNNNNNNNNNNNNNNNNNNNNNNNNNNNNNNNNNNNNNNNNNNNNNNNNNNNNNNNNNNNNNNNNNNNNNNNNNNNNNNNNNNNNNNNNNNNNNNNNNNNNNNNNNNNNNNNNNNNNNNNNNNNNNNNNNNNNNNNNNNNNNNNNNNNNNNNNNNNNNNNNNNNNNNNNNNNNNNNNNNNNNNNNNNNNNNNNNNNNNNNNNNNNNNNNNNNNNNNNNNNNNNNNNNNNNNNNNNNNNNNNNNNNNNNNNNNNNNNNNNNNNNNNNNNNNNNNNNNNNNNNNNNNNNNNNNNNNNNNNNNNNNNNNNNNNNNNNNNNNNNNNNNNNNNNNNNNNNNNNNNNNNNNNNNNNNNNNNNNNNNNNNNNNNNNNNNNNNNNNNNNNNNNNNNNNNNNNNNNNNNNNNNNNNNNNNNNNNNNNNNNNNNNNNNNNNNNNNNNNNNNNNNNNNNNNNNNNNNNNNNNNNNNNNNNNNNNNNNNNNNNNNNNNNNNNNNNNNNNNNNNNNNNNNNNNNNNNNNNNNNNNNNNNNNNNNNNNNNNNNNNNNNNNNNNNNNNNNNNNNNNNNNNNNNNNNNNNNNNNNNNNNNNNNNNNNNNNNNNNNNNNNNNNNNNNNNNNNNNNNNNNNNNNNNNNNNNNNNNNNNNNNNNNNNNNNNNNNNNNNNNNNNNNNNNNNNNNNNNNNNNNNNNNNNNNNNNNNNNNNNNNNNNNNNNNNNNNNNNNNNNNNNNNNNNNNNNNNNNNNNNNNNNNNNNNNNNNNNNNNNNNNNNNNNNNNNNNNNNNNNNNNNNNNNNNNNNNNNNNNNNNNNNNNNNNNNNNNNNNNNNNNNNNNNNNNNNNNNNNNNNNNNNNNNNNNNNNNNNNNNNNNNNNNNNNNNNNNNNNNNNNNNNNNNNNNNNNNNNNNNNNNNNNNNNNNNNNNNNNNNNNNNNNNNNNNNNNNNNNNNNNNNNNNNNNNNNNNNNNNNNNNNNNNNNNNNNNNNNNNNNNNNNNNNNNNNNNNNNNNNNNNNNNNNNNNNNNNNNNNNNNNNNNNNNNNNNNNNNNNNNNNNNNNNNNNNNNNNNNNNNNNNNNNNNNNNNNNNNNNNNNNNNNNNNNNNNNNNNNNNNNNNNNNNNNNNNNNNNNNNNNNNNNNNNNNNNNNNNNNNNNNNNNNNNNNNNNNNNNNNNNNNNNNNNNNNNNNNNNNNNNNNNNNNNNNNNNNNNNNNNNNNNNNNNNNNNNNNNNNNNNNNNNNNNNNNNNNNNNNNNNNNNNNNNNNNNNNNNNNNNNNNNNNNNNNNNNNNNNNNNNNNNNNNNNNNNNNNNNNNNNNNNNNNNNNNNNNNNNNNNNNNNNNNNNNNNNNNNNNNNNNNNNNNNNNNNNNNNNNNNNNNNNNNNNNNNNNNNNNNNNNNNNNNNNNNNNNNNNNNNNNNNNNNNNNNNNNNNNNNNNNNNNNNNNNNNNNNNNNNNNNNNNNNNNNNNNNNNNNNNNNNNNNNNNNNNNNNNNNNNNNNNNNNNNNNNNNNNNNNNNNNNNNNNNNNNNNNNNNNNNNNNNNNNNNNNNNNNNNNNNNNNNNNNNNNNNNNNNNNNNNNNNNNNNNNNNNNNNNNNNNNNNNNNNNNNNNNNNNNNNNNNNNNNNNNNNNNNNNNNNNNNNNNNNNNNNNNNNNNNNNNNNNNNNNNNNNNNNNNNNNNNNNNNNNNNNNNNNNNNNNNNNNNNNNNNNNNNNNNNNNNNNNNNNNNNNNNNNNNNNNNNNNNNNNNNNNNNNNNNNNNNNNNNNNNNNNNNNNNNNNNNNNNNNNNNNNNNNNNNNNNNNNNNNNNNNNNNNNNNNNNNNNNNNNNNNNNNNNNNNNNNNNNNNNNNNNNNNNNNNNNNNNNNNNNNNNNNNNNNNNNNNNNNNNNNNNNNNNNNNNNNNNNNNNNNNNNNNNNNNNNNNNNNNNNNNNNNNNNNNNNNNNNNNNNNNNNNNNNNNNNNNNNNNNNNNNNNNNNNNNNNNNNNNNNNNNNNNNNNNNNNNNNNNNNNNNNNNNNNNNNNNNNNNNNNNNNNNNNNNNNNNNNNNNNNNNNNNNNNNNNNNNNNNNNNNNNNNNNNNNNNNNNNNNNNNNNNNNNNNNNNNNNNNNNNNNNNNNNNNNNNNNNNNNNNNNNNNNNNNNNNNNNNNNNNNNNNNNNNNNNNNNNNNNNNNNNNNNNNNNNNNNNNNNNNNNNNNNNNNNNNNNNNNNNNNNNNNNNNNNNNNNNNNNNNNNNNNNNNNNNNNNNNNNNNNNNNNNNNNNNNNNNNNNNNNNNNNNNNNNNNNNNNNNNNNNNNNNNNNNNNNNNNNNNNNNNNNNNNNNNNNNNNNNNNNNNNNNNNNNNNNNNNNNNNNNNNNNNNNNNNNNNNNNNNNNNNNNNNNNNNNNNNNNNNNNNNNNNNNNNNNNNNNNNNNNNNNNNNNNNNNNNNNNNNNNNNNNNNNNNNNNNNNNNNNNNNNNNNNNNNNNNNNNNNNNNNNNNNNNNNNNNNNNNNNNNNNNNNNNNNNNNNNNNNNNNNNNNNNNNNNNNNNNNNNNNNNNNNNNNNNNNNNNNNNNNNNNNNNNNNNNNNNNNNNNNNNNNNNNNNNNNNNNNNNNNNNNNNNNNNNNNNNNNNNNNNNNNNNNNNNNNNNNNNNNNNNNNNNNNNNNNNNNNNNNNNNNNNNNNNNNNNNNNNNNNNNNNNNNNNNNNNNNNNNNNNNNNNNNNNNNNNNNNNNNNNNNNNNNNNNNNNNNNNNNNNNNNNNNNNNNNNNNNNNNNNNNNNNNNNNNNNNNNNNNNNNNNNNNNNNNNNNNNNNNNNNNNNNNNNNNNNNNNNNNNNNNNNNNNNNNNNNNNNNNNNNNNNNNNNNNNNNNNNNNNNNNNNNNNNNNNNNNNNNNNNNNNNNNNNNNNNNNNNNNNNNNNNNNNNNNNNNNNNNNNNNNNNNNNNNNNNNNNNNNNNNNNNNNNNNNNNNNNNNNNNNNNNNNNNNNNNNNNNNNNNNNNNNNNNNNNNNNNNNNNNNNNNNNNNNNNNNNNNNNNNNNNNNNNNNNNNNNNNNNNNNNNNNNNNNNNNNNNNNNNNNNNNNNNNNNNNNNNNNNNNNNNNNNNNNNNNNNNNNNNNNNNNNNNNNNNNNNNNNNNNNNNNNNNNNNNNNNNNNNNNNNNNNNNNNNNNNNNNNNNNNNNNNNNNNNNNNNNNNNNNNNNNNNNNNNNNNNNNNNNNNNNNNNNNNNNNNNNNNNNNNNNNNNNNNNNNNNNNNNNNNNNNNNNNNNNNNNNNNNNNNNNNNNNNNNNNNNNNNNNNNNNNNNNNNNNNNNNNNNNNNNNNNNNNNNNNNNNNNNNNNNNNNNNNNNNNNNNNNNNNNNNNNNNNNNNNNNNNNNNNNNNNNNNNNNNNNNNNNNNNNNNNNNNNNNNNNNNNNNNNNNNNNNNNNNNNNNNNNNNNNNNNNNNNNNNNNNNNNNNNNNNNNNNNNNNNNNNNNNNNNNNNNNNNNNNNNNNNNNNNNNNNNNNNNNNNNNNNNNNNNNNNNNNNNNNNNNNNNNNNNNNNNNNNNNNNNNNNNNNNNNNNNNNNNNNNNNNNNNNNNNNNNNNNNNNNNNNNNNNNNNNNNNNNNNNNNNNNNNNNNNNNNNNNNNNNNNNNNNNNNNNNNNNNNNNNNNNNNNNNNNNNNNNNNNNNNNNNNNNNNNNNNNNNNNNNNNNNNNNNNNNNNNNNNNNNNNNNNNNNNNNNNNNNNNNNNNNNNNNNNNNNNNNNNNNNNNNNNNNNNNNNNNNNNNNNNNNNNNNNNNNNNNNNNNNNNNNNNNNNNNNNNNNNNNNNNNNNNNNNNNNNNNNNNNNNNNNNNNNNNNNNNNNNNNNNNNNNNNNNNNNNNNNNNNNNNNNNNNNNNNNNNNNNNNNNNNNNNNNNNNNNNNNNNNNNNNNNNNNNNNNNNNNNNNNNNNNNNNNNNNNNNNNNNNNNNNNNNNNNNNNNNNNNNNNNNNNNNNNNNNNNNNNNNNNNNNNNNNNNNNNNNNNNNNNNNNNNNNNNNNNNNNNNNNNNNNNNNNNNNNNNNNNNNNNNNNNNNNNNNNNNNNNNNNNNNNNNNNNNNNNNNNNNNNNNNNNNNNNNNNNNNNNNNNNNNNNNNNNNNNNNNNNNNNNNNNNNNNNNNNNNNNNNNNNNNNNNNNNNNNNNNNNNNNNNNNNNNNNNNNNNNNNNNNNNNNNNNNNNNNNNNNNNNNNNNNNNNNNNNNNNNNNNNNNNNNNNNNNNNNNNNNNNNNNNNNNNNNNNNNNNNNNNNNNNNNNNNNNNNNNNNNNNNNNNNNNNNNNNNNNNNNNNNNNNNNNNNNNNNNNNNNNNNNNNNNNNNNNNNNNNNNNNNNNNNNNNNNNNNNNNNNNNNNNNNNNNNNNNNNNNNNNNNNNNNNNNNNNNNNNNNNNNNNNNNNNNNNNNNNNNNNNNNNNNNNNNNNNNNNNNNNNNNNNNNNNNNNNNNNNNNNNNNNNNNNNNNNNNNNNNNNNNNNNNNNNNNNNNNNNNNNNNNNNNNNNNNNNNNNNNNNNNNNNNNNNNNNNNNNNNNNNNNNNNNNNNNNNNNNNNNNNNNNNNNNNNNNNNNNNNNNNNNNNNNNNNNNNNNNNNNNNNNNNNNNNNNNNNNNNNNNNNNNNNNNNNNNNNNNNNNNNNNNNNNNNNNNNNNNNNNNNNNNNNNNNNNNNNNNNNNNNNNNNNNNNNNNNNNNNNNNNNNNNNNNNNNNNNNNNNNNNNNNNNNNNNNNNNNNNNNNNNNNNNNNNNNNNNNNNNNNNNNNNNNNNNNNNNNNNNNNNNNNNNNNNNNNNNNNNNNNNNNNNNNNNNNNNNNNNNNNNNNNNNNNNNNNNNNNNNNNNNNNNNNNNNNNNNNNNNNNNNNNNNNNNNNNNNNNNNNNNNNNNNNNNNNNNNNNNNNNNNNNNNNNNNNNNNNNNNNNNNNNNNNNNNNNNNNNNNNNNNNNNNNNNNNNNNNNNNNNNNNNNNNNNNNNNNNNNNNNNNNNNNNNNNNNNNNNNNNNNNNNNNNNNNNNNNNNNNNNNNNNNNNNNNNNNNNNNNNNNNNNNNNNNNNNNNNNNNNNNNNNNNNNNNNNNNNNNNNNNNNNNNNNNNNNNNNNNNNNNNNNNNNNNNNNNNNNNNNNNNNNNNNNNNNNNNNNNNNNNNNNNNNNNNNNNNNNNNNNNNNNNNNNNNNNNNNNNNNNNNNNNNNNNNNNNNNNNNNNNNNNNNNNNNNNNNNNNNNNNNNNNNNNNNNNNNNNNNNNNNNNNNNNgaattgttttaggggttaatgttgtaaaaacaaaattaaataaataaaacttaaagggcataaaccaaaatgtacttcaaaaatgttaatattgatTGTTGTGAATTGTAAATACATATAAGCTAGGTTTTGATCTCacttatattaatataattgaatcattttctcccatatgtttttaatatatgatttcatcAGTTATCTCCAAAAAATGTCTTTAGTTTTGAATTAAGAAAGGTATAaaataacaactaaaaaaaaccatttataatttttggtacAAGTCTTCTACTATCATGGTTATGAGTAGCAGCATGGTTCCGAATACAGATTTAAGAAGAACTTCTTCTGCTTTTTAAGAGCAGAAGCCTCGTTAAGATGGAAGACTTTCGGGATGGTGAAAGCAATGAAATTCCTAATAAAGCGTCCGTTAATGAGAATAGTAGATTCACCCCAAAACAAAGATTGTTTTACATCTataaaataacatcaaaaatataaatgagatttgtttaaattacttattagcAAATGACacacaataaataatttaacatcACATGTAACAAATGATgtgttaattaatttgtttagcatcATTTCAATCAAATTGACACAAATTTGTATTAGTTTACATCACTTAGAagaattgatataaaatttggttttacataaactaaaataaccACCGAGATCATATTGACGgagaaatcaaacaaatttccccaaaaaaagatcaaaacctAGTGGAAGAAAATCAATCGGAATTGGATGTTAACCTTAATGGGCCTAGCCCAATCACATATCTACTAGGCTTGAGCCTCTTTGAGTTTAAGCGTCATCATCTTTTCTCCTTCTAACTAAAAAGCACGAGAAGCTCAACGACGACGGATCAGTGTAGATAAAACCTTCTTGCCGGAGAGAAGCGTAAGCCTTGCCGGAGAGTCGAATGGTTTGTTCTCACTACCATTTCCGTAAATTCAGCAGATAGAGAGAGCTCTATAACCGTGAGAATCCTCAAATGCCACTGGTTTTACTCTCTTTTGAACTTTAAAGTTTCATTCATGGAGTTGGCAATTTCGTATAAGCCGAATCCGCTTATCTCTTCATCGAGTCAATTGTTGAAAAGGCCTAAAATTTCTGGTCTTGTTCGGTTTCCCACCAAGTATGAACCGGGAGTTAGCCGGAAAAAACAGCTCTTTCGAGTTCATGCGTCTCAAAGTAGTGGTGGGTCTTCGTCTAATAACGACGGAGGCTTTTCGTGGGTTAGATTGATGCAGACTCTTCGCGTTGGTGCGGAGAGGATAGGGGAGAAGATTGGAGAGTCTGTGAAGAAGGAAACTGGGTTTGACTCGGAAGAAGCAAGTGCGAGAGTGGATGAGTTTGTGGGTCGAGTTAAGGATAGTGTGCAGAAGGGCCAGCACCAGTTGACTCGCTTTAAGACTGAGACAGTGCCTTCCTTTATTGATTGGAACAAGTGGGAGCATTGGAAGGTAAAGCCTATTTCAGCTTCTCAACGTAATTACCAAATCTATCTGGTTCTCAAGTAATGCTATTCTGCTAATGTTCTGAAACATCGAGGAACAAtcgttttgtaatttttttatgttgttgatgAACTAACGGAAGCAAAGTTTTGGAGGCTGATGAAGATGTATAATAGAATTGAGAAAGTGACTTCTTTTGGTAGTCCATGTGGTGTATTTAGGTGGTTTCTTAATGagggaaaatattttgtttcaggaCATTAGGAACTGGGATGGTAAACGACTTGCTGCCTTGGTGATATATGCTTTTGCGCTGTTGTTTTCTTGTCAAAGAGTTTATGTCGCCATCCAAGCTCCCAGGATTGaacgagaaagaaaagagttaaCAGAGTCTTTTATGGAGGCTTTGATCCCCGAGCCATCTCCTGGCAATATAGAAATGTAAGTGCTTACTAATCCTCAGTTTCCAGTTGTAATATCATCTACTGGGACATAATAGAATTGGGTTCATATTTAAACAACGGTAACATCCTTAGTCAAGTACTTGCTCAGTTGGAGGCATGTAGCGCGTCAAGGGTGGGAGgattaaaccaaattttgtttatttgatttcctAGAATGTTCTGATTTAGGCTTGTGTTTCAGGTTTAAGAGAAATATGTGGAGGAAAACAACACCAAAAGGCTTGAAACTAAAAAGGTTTATCGAAGGGCCTGATGGAACTCTTGTCCACGATAGTTCTTATGTTGGAGAAAATGCGTGGGATGAGGATCTAGAGACCACTGAGGGATCGCTCAAGAAAATTATTGATAGAAACGCTAGGATTCAGACAGAGGCAAAGAAGAAACTAAGCCAAGATCTGGGTGTCTCTGGTCAGTATACAATCATTAAGATGGATACATCTGATTTGCATCTTATAATATGGGCATAGCTTTGTTATTAATATTGCCATCACTGTTTCTTGAATATATGATAAGATATATTAAAACCCTTTTTCTTCTACCATGCTGAAATTCGTGATGTAATGTAGAAGAGTTCTGTATACCTGCCTAGTAGGGGAATgttgaagacaaaaaaataagtgattTCTTGTGCGAAACCTTTGTTTTTGACGACCTAATCTCTCTCACTGATCGAGTTTCTCGCAGAGCAGCATTTTAGATTCCTCATAGACTAGCTTTAGTAACCTTTGCTTTTGACCATCTAATCCCTTTATTGTATTCTTATATGATAGGTGAAAATGGAATCAGTGGAGGTACTTGGCGGGAAAGGCTTGCAAACTGGAAGGAAAtgttagaaagagaaaaattatcAGAGCAGTTAAACTCCGCAGCGGCAAAGTATGTTGTCGAATTTGATATGAAGGAGGTAGAGAAAAGTCTTCGCAAAGATGTTATTGAAAAGAGATCTGAAACTGAAGGAACTAGAGCTCTCTGGATTTCAAAGAGATGGTGGCGATATCGCCCTAAGCTTCCCTATACCTACTTTCTTCAGAAGCTTGATTCTTCTGAGGTACATCTCTAAACTCGTGTCCAGCTTAGGGTTGTGAACAGCATGTCTTTATACCCAAGATTGAATTCTTTAACTGATAACAAATGacagtatatatattatgagatAAAATATGATGAGAAGAATCATTTTCCAAAGCATTTAATTTTGAAGCTGGACGTGATTGGATAATAGATCTTTTTTTGAGCTAATGTTGGCACGACAATCGCTGTGTGTTTCTAACAGGTGGCAGCTGTTGTCTTCACGGAAGACTTAAAGAGATTGTATGTGACCATGAAAGAAGGTTTCCCTCTAGAATATATCGTAAGTTGAATATTTGTAATTACTTGTACTGAAACTGAATGATGTACATTCCAGATTTCatatccttttttctttctaggttGACATTCCCTTAGATCCTTACTTGTTTGAGACTATTTGCAACGCTGGAGTTGAGGTGGATCTTCTTCAGAAGAGGCAGATCCACTACTTCATGAAAGTGTTCATTGCGCTTCTGCCGGGAATactaattttatggtttataaGAGAATCTGCCATGCTTCTCCTCATCACATCCAAGCGTTTCCTCTATAAGAAGTATAATCAGCTGTTTGATATGGCTTATGCGGAAAATTTTATAATGGTatcttttttgcttctttgttaaTGTGACCTTCTTCCAACATGTTCGTAGTTCTATTGATGAGTTTTAATCATCATACAGCCGGTTGGAGATGTCAGTGAGACAAAATCAATGTATAAAGAAGTGGTACTAGGCGGTGATGTCTGGGATCTTCTTGATGAGCTAATGATATACATGGGGAACCCAATGCAATACTATGAAAAAGATGTGGCTTTTGTCAGGGTAAAGTATTCGTGACCCAAATTAACATGTGGCTTTAATTCCACTAAACTGACTAAGCTCAAATTCCccactgtttttatttttgagtcaGGGTGTGCTTCTTTCTGGACCTCCTGGAACTGGAAAAACACTTTTTGCGCGAACACTTGCGAAGGAAAGTGGGCTGCCATTTGTGTTTGCATCTGGTGCAGAGTTTACAGACAGTGAAAAAAGTGGTGCTGCAAAAATCAATGAGATGTTTTCAATCGCGAGACGAAATGTAAGGCTCTTAGTTATGTGTTTAAAAGCTCATACGGTAGTCTTCTACTCACACTATTATTGTGgatctaatatttatatattatctcCAGGCACctgcttttgtgtttgtggaTGAAATAGATGCTATTGCTGGTAGGCATGCTAGAAAAGATCCACGAAGAAGAGCAACTTTTGAAGCTTTAATTGCGCAGCTCGATGGGGAGTAAGAATCTACTTTGTTGTTTAGAAATTTCAATGAGATCTTTGTACATGGTTTCATCGGCTTTTTGTCATGGTTTTCATACTCAAAGTTTTACCACCTGCAGGAAGGAAAAGACAGGTATCGATAGGTTTTCCTTGAGACAAGCTGTGATATTTATATGTGCCACCAATAGACCTGATGAACTCGACCTTGAGTTTGTCCGTTCTGGACGTATTGACCGTCGGCTGTATATTGGTTTGCCTGATGCAAAACAAAGGGTGCAAATATTTGGAGTTCACAGTACCGGGAAGAACCTTGCAGAAGATATAGACTTTGGGAAGGCAAGTAGTTTTCATGCTATtttttcaatctcaataatATGCCTTAGACGGGTGTTTACTCATTCATAATAGCTATCTCTCTTTCAACATCCAGCTTGTTTTTCGGACTGTTGGCTTTTCCGGAGCAGATATCCGAAATCTTGTTAACGAAGCAGCTATTATGTCGGTATGTCATATTCTTTTGTCTATAATATGCAATATTTAGAGGAGCATTATTGAATTGTTAAGGTTCCTAATTCCATTTTACAGGTAAGGAAGGGACGTTCTTACATATATCAGCAAGACATTGTTGATGTGTTAGATAAACAACTGCTCGAGGGTATGGGTGTGCTTCTTACAGAGGAAGAGCAACAGAAATGTGAACAAAGTGTCCGTACCGACATCCTTTGTACTTTTTATCTCACATCATACTATGCCCCAAAGCTAAAAAGAATCCCTTACCGTTGAAGCTTATGTAATATTAGGTATCATACGAAAAGAAGAGACTTCTGGCTGTTCATGAGGCTGGTCATATAGTATTGGCTCATTTGTTTCCTCGATTTGACTGGCATGCATTTTCGCAGCTCCTTCCTGGTGGCAAGGTCTGTTTCAAATACTTCTTTTTCAATTGTAATGATAGTGGTGTCTGAATACTCAACACAGTATAAGAATGGATTAACTAAACTCTTCTCTTATATTATACAGGAATCTGCTGTATCGGTTTTCTATCCACGCGAAGACATGGTAGACCAAGGTTATACCACGTTTGGTTATATGAAAATGCAAATGGTGGTAGCTCATGGTGGACGTTGTGCTGAACGTGTGGTTTTTGGCGATGATGTCACTGATGGAGGAAAAGATGACCTGGAGAAGATAACAAAGGTAAGTGCTCTCTCTCGTCTAACTAATTACTAAGTCTATGTAACCTGCATATATCTGCAAAGTGCTTGAGTGAGTTACTTTAATCTTTAGTCTCTTTTGAACTGACATTATAATTCAGATTGCCAGGGAGATGGTGATTAGCCCCCAAAATGCGAGATTAG is a genomic window containing:
- the LOC104754032 gene encoding ATP-dependent zinc metalloprotease FTSH 12, chloroplastic-like, translating into MFSIARRNAPAFVFVDEIDAIAGRHARKDPRRRATFEALIAQLDGEKEKTGIDRFSLRQAVIFICATNRPDELDLEFVRSGRIDRRLYIGLPDAKQRVQIXIDRNARIQTEAKKKLSQDLGVSGQYTIIKMDTSDLHLIIWA